The following coding sequences lie in one Apium graveolens cultivar Ventura chromosome 1, ASM990537v1, whole genome shotgun sequence genomic window:
- the LOC141723842 gene encoding exocyst complex component EXO70C2-like has translation MEPDSSSPPENSSEKNDEQQDHCEGGGEVTEDLKPSDGSEQKEEADKQRNDEEGDQQDQPPDIVKVTDEIDQFIALLSSDKGDGDNEPPKLPESLEQYAFLAEAKIANYDMSDVPVKWSELPEELSTSLLGNVARIHKLCVSLSKFSSESEYATTLNRFGGILQRALSFFEEEFRLLLEECNVNDIEYSSDPDPEKEPPVVNYFPGYSDDIIAKLHSLGHALISAGHETECCQLYFLERRKALDTTFDRLGYEKSSIDDVQKKNWDAMERDIATWIKTYKEFSKNILPSERNLIESVYAGHESASLNLFRILSRSFLIQILNFSEAVAMTKRSDEKLFKFIDVYEALRDHIPALDGVFPADDGVHELIKSDATLTRCKLGEALICIFRELESNIKTESGKTAVPGGAVHPSTRYTLNYLNLSCEYMETLEQVFKEHQKIERADSNRTGPEFEAPKNQSSNSNEEVTAQSPFQLQLIRVMDSLDSNLEAKSKLYKDPSLSLIFLMNNGRYTLQKVKGSPNLKTVMGDSWIRKRSSDLRSYHKSYQRETWGKVLQCLNAEGLTVHGKISKPALKERFKSFNAMFDDIHKTQSSWLVTDEQLQSELRVSISSLVIPAYRSFMARFSSTFTPGRQTEKYVKYQPEDIETYIDELFDGSSGTQPNKKK, from the coding sequence ATGGAGCCTGATAGTTCAAGTCCACCCGAAAACAGCAGCGAGAAGAATGATGAACAACAGGATCATTGTGAAGGAGGAGGAGAAGTTACAGAGGATTTAAAGCCTAGTGATGGAAGTGAACAGAAAGAAGAAGCAGATAAGCAGAGAAATGATGAAGAAGGTGATCAACAGGATCAACCCCCTGATATTGTTAAAGTCACGGATGAAATTGATCAGTTTATCGCTCTTTTATCATCAGATAAAGGTGATGGTGATAATGAGCCCCCGAAACTTCCTGAATCACTTGAACAATATGCCTTTCTTGCAGAAGCAAAGATAGCAAACTATGATATGTCAGATGTTCCTGTCAAATGGAGCGAGCTTCCTGAAGAATTATCGACTAGTCTTCTTGGGAATGTAGCTCGGATTCACAAGTTATGTGTTTCACTTTCTAAATTCTCCTCAGAATCAGAGTATGCAACGACTCTCAATCGCTTTGGAGGCATCCTTCAACGTGCCTTGTCGTTCTTTGAAGAGGAATTTAGGTTACTACTTGAAGAATGTAATGTCAATGACATTGAGTACTCATCTGATCCTGATCCGGAGAAAGAGCCTCCAGTGGTAAATTATTTTCCAGGATATTCAGACGATATCATAGCCAAACTGCACAGTCTAGGGCATGCATTGATATCAGCAGGACACGAAACAGAATGTTGTCAGTTGTATTTCCTGGAGCGAAGAAAAGCATTGGACACGACATTTGATAGGCTGGGATACGAAAAGAGCAGCATTGATGATGTGCAAAAAAAGAACTGGGATGCTATGGAGAGAGACATTGCTACCTGGATCAAAACTTACAAGGAATTCTCGAAAAATATCTTACCATCAGAGAGAAACCTCATTGAATCTGTCTATGCAGGACACGAATCTGCATCCCTTAACTTATTCAGAATACTCTCCCGGTCCTTTTTGATTCAGATTCTCAATTTCTCAGAGGCTGTCGCCATGACAAAGCGTTCTGACGAGAAGCTCTTCAAATTTATCGATGTCTACGAGGCCCTACGAGATCACATTCCAGCCTTAGACGGAGTATTTCCTGCAGATGATGGTGTTCACGAGCTTATCAAATCAGACGCGACATTGACTCGTTGCAAGCTTGGTGAAGCACTTATTTGCATTTTTCGCGAGCTTGAAAGCAATATAAAGACCGAGAGTGGAAAGACTGCAGTCCCAGGAGGCGCGGTTCATCCAAGCACACGTTACACACTAAATTACCTAAACCTATCTTGCGAGTACATGGAAACATTAGAACAAGTGTTCAAAGAGCATCAGAAAATCGAGAGGGCTGATTCGAACAGGACAGGCCCTGAGTTTGAAGCACCAAAAAATCAGTCATCAAACAGTAATGAAGAGGTCACTGCACAGTCCCCATTCCAGTTACAATTAATAAGAGTGATGGATTCACTGGACTCAAATCTCGAGGCCAAATCGAAGCTGTACAAGGATCCATCACTAAGCCTAATATTCCTAATGAATAATGGAAGGTACACTTTACAGAAAGTAAAAGGATCACCTAATCTAAAAACTGTGATGGGAGACTCGTGGATCCGAAAGCGATCATCAGACCTTAGGTCTTACCACAAGAGTTACCAACGAGAAACATGGGGAAAAGTATTACAATGTCTAAATGCAGAAGGCTTGACTGTCCATGGTAAAATATCGAAACCAGCATTGAAGGAAAGGTTCAAAAGTTTTAATGCAATGTTCGACGACATACACAAGACACAAAGCAGTTGGTTAGTGACTGATGAACAGCTTCAGTCTGAGCTGAGGGTGTCAATATCATCATTAGTGATCCCAGCTTACAGGTCCTTCATGGCCAGGTTCAGTTCAACATTTACGCCAGGCAGGCAGACTGAGAAATATGTCAAGTACCAGCCCGAGGATATCGAGACTTATATTGATGAATTGTTTGATGGAAGCTCTGGAACCCAACCTAATAAGAAGAAGTGA